A section of the Oryzias melastigma strain HK-1 linkage group LG2, ASM292280v2, whole genome shotgun sequence genome encodes:
- the LOC112156782 gene encoding oocyte zinc finger protein XlCOF6-like, which translates to MSSEPQEDSDREQLSAAEGTIVQNEEELCGQSGQDTTWRPQLQLHVVVLPQHFVTEDLSNQQGNFKVEQEALEPLQIKEEQAERLPQTEDELEKTEFPQIKEEQEQEEPPRFKEAQEGFCLGHYEEQLDPKQETLMETEKNENSDAELSDQESLNVTDSEDESTSTADEETDPQNIDQMKSRDSSPVQNVDSSHLSDGQCDSDVRKNIKKTTLVKKLKKSPKKQKLSSVISGESSRDVSNLFVYMKTKSDDTLYICTECGKSFGHWSQFRIHLSTHTGEKPFPCKECDASFNDLYDLKRHMRTHTGEKPYTCKECAKSFSQISSLKSHMRTHTGEKPFSCQECDSSFSRLSNLKTHMRTHTGEKPFSCQECDKKCSTKGNLKSHMRSHTGEKPFSCKECGKAFSDISHLKNHTRTHTGEKPFTCKECNKNFSRISHLKTHMITHTGVKAFSCKECGASFNRVSSLNRHMRTHT; encoded by the exons atgtcttcagaaCCTCAGGAAGATTCTGacagagaacaactttctgctgctgaaggaaccatcgtccagaacGAGGAGGAGCTCTGTGGTCAGAGCGGACAGGATACCACCTGGAGaccgcagcttcagctccacgttGTAG tcctcccccaACATTTTGTGACTGAAGATCTCTCCAATCAGCAGGGGAACTTTAAAGTGGAACAGGAGGCTCTAGAACCtttacagattaaagaggaacaagcGGAACGACTTCCACAGACTGAAGACGAACTAGAGAAGACAGAAtttccacagattaaagaggagcaggagcaaGAAGAACCTCCACGGTTTAAAGAGGCGCAAGAAGGGTTCTGTCTCGGACATTATGAGGAGCAGCTTGATCCGAAGCAGGAGACCTTGATGGAAACTGAGAAAAATGAGAACAGTGATGCAGAACTAAGTGATCAGGAAAGCTTAAATGTAACTGATAGTGAGGATGAATCAACATCAActgcagatgaagagacagaccCACAGAACATAGATCAGATGAAGAGTAGAGACAGCAGTCCTGTCCAAAATGTGGACAGCTCTCACCTGTCAGACGGTCAATGTGATTCTGATGttagaaaaaacataaagaaaacaactttggttaaaaaacttaaaaaatctccaaaaaagcaaaaactttccTCTGTAATTTCTGGTGAAAGCTCAAGAGATGTTAGTAATCTCTTTGTCTACATGAAAACCAAGTCGGATGACACGCTTTATATCTGTACGGAATGCGGTAAAAGTTTTGGTCACTGGTCTCAGTTCCGAATTCACTTAAgtactcacacaggagagaagccttttcctTGCAAAGAATGTGATGCAAGTTTTAATGATTTGTAtgatctcaaaagacacatgagaactcatacaggtgAGAAGCCCTatacttgtaaagaatgtgctaaaagttttagtcaaatatctagtctcaaatcacacatgaggactcatacaggagaaaagcctttttcttgtcaaGAATGTGATTCAAGTTTTAGTCGTTTATctaatctcaaaacacacatgagaactcacacaggagaaaagcctttttcctgtcaagaatgtgataaaaaatgTAGTACTAAAGGTAATCTCAAATCCCACATGAGAagtcatacaggagagaagccctttAGCTGTAAAGAATGTGGCAAAGCTTTTAGTGATATCTCTCATCTCAAAAACCACACAAGAACTCACactggagagaagccttttacttgTAAAGAATGTAACAAAAATTTTAGTCGTATATCTCatcttaaaacacacatgataACTCACACTGGAGTGAAGgctttttcatgtaaagaatgtggtGCAAGTTTTAATCGGGTGTCTAGTCTCAacagacacatgagaactcatacatgA
- the LOC112156794 gene encoding zinc finger protein 875, with protein sequence MSSEPQEDSDREQLSAADGAIVQNEEELCGQSRLMDTTWKPQLQLHVVVLPKQWAEEENLCNQQKNFNVKQEDPDPLQIKEEQDDPGPAQIKEEHEDLEPPQVEDEQEDFPKPEPPQIKKEQEEPEPSQIKEEQERICISQDEEQLDLKKETDTSMEIPAYEENEHSEADLNNQQRFNVSNSCDESQHGESTSTTDGETEPQNRDQMKVRVSGHIQNVDSSHMSESQCDSDVRKNPKRTSLGKNCKQSPKENKLSSVKFVEESMKYDSDEGPYVCEKCGKSFSWWSHFRIHLRTHSGEKPFSCKECDTSFSRLSSLKTHMRTHTGEKPYSCKECDTNFSKKSNLKAHMRTHTGEKPFSCNECDTSFSRISNLKRHMMTHTEEKPFSCEECDRSFSQISHLKTHMRTHTGEKPFSCKDCDTSFSALSCLKRHESSHR encoded by the exons atgtcttcagaaCCTCAGGAAGATTCTGacagagaacaactttctgctgctgacgGAGCCATCGTCCAGAACGAGGAGGAGCTCTGTGGTCAGAGCAGACTGATGGATACCAcctggaaaccacagcttcagtTGCACGTTGTAG tcctccccAAGCAGTGGGCTGAAGAGGAGAACCTCTGCAACCAGCAGAAGAACTTCAACGTGAAACAAGAGGATCCAGACcctctacagattaaagaggaacaagatGATCCAGGACCTGCACAGATAAAAGAGGAACACGAAGATCTAGAACCTCCACAGGTTGAAGATGAACAGGAGGATTTTCCGAaaccagaacctcctcagaTCAAAAaagaacaggaggaaccagaaccttcacagattaaagaggagcaggaaaGGATCTGTATCAGTcaagatgaagagcagcttgatctgaagAAGGAGACTGATACTTCGATGGAGATTCCTGCTTATGAAGAAAATGAgcacagtgaagcagatctaaacaaTCAGCAGAGGTTTAATGTATCTAATAGTTGTGATGAAAGCCAACATggagaatcaacatcaactacaGATGgagagacagagccacagaacagagatcagatgAAGGTTAGAGTCAGTGGTCATATCCAAAATGTGGacagctctcacatgtcagaaagtcAATGTGACTCTGATGTCAGAAAAAATCCCAAGAGGACAAGTTTGGGTAAGAATTGCAAACAATccccaaaagaaaataaactttcctCTGTAAAGTTTGTAGAAGAAAGTATGAAATATGACTCTGATGAAGGACCttatgtttgtgaaaaatgtggtaaaagttttaGTTGGTGGTCTCATTTCAGAATTCACTTGAGAACTCActcaggagaaaagcctttttcttgcaaagaatGTGACACAAGTTTTAGTCGACTATCAAGTCTCAAAAcgcacatgagaactcatacaggtgAAAAGCCttattcttgtaaagaatgtgatacaaattttagtaaaaaatctaatctcaaagcacacatgagaactcatacaggagaaaagcctttttcttgcaATGAATGTGATACAAGTTTTAGCCGAATATctaatctcaaaagacacatgatgACGCATACagaagaaaagcctttttcttgtgaagAATGTGATAGAAGCTTTAGCCAAATAtctcatctcaaaacacacatgagaactcatacaggagaaaagcctttttcttgtaaagactGTGACACAAGCTTTAGTGCATTATCGTGTCTCAAAAGACACGAGAGCTCACACAGATGA